In one window of Bdellovibrio bacteriovorus DNA:
- a CDS encoding DUF1904 domain-containing protein, with protein MPHIRMRALKKEHVQNLSEILVKDLAKTIGTAEDNFTFEWIGSEFFSGGKATPSYPFVEVLWFARSQEVQDQTAALITQKVKTETQAQDVVVVFQTLDKAAYYENGEHF; from the coding sequence ATGCCACATATTCGAATGAGAGCCTTAAAAAAAGAACACGTGCAAAATTTGAGCGAAATCTTAGTTAAAGATTTAGCAAAGACCATTGGGACGGCAGAAGACAACTTCACCTTTGAATGGATTGGTTCTGAATTCTTTTCTGGTGGTAAAGCGACACCATCGTATCCCTTTGTAGAGGTTTTGTGGTTTGCTCGATCTCAAGAAGTCCAAGATCAAACGGCAGCGTTGATCACGCAAAAAGTGAAGACGGAGACCCAGGCCCAAGATGTGGTTGTGGTCTTTCAAACCTTAGATAAAGCGGCTTACTATGAAAATGGTGAGCATTTCTAA
- a CDS encoding MBL fold metallo-hydrolase — MSVQISRILHAGYLFECNDFKIAFDPLFENPFSRNCYAFPSIEFDLAAVKDLNFDAVFISHYHDDHFSLESLNLLKRETPIYIFSIFEELIELIKDLGFKDVHAVELLRPIHLGPFEIMPLEALDADVDSIYHIKVEGRNILNVVDSWIGPRTMDRLRQTTWDLVMWPMQTMREIEVLAPASAEPVTPETLKLPIELIEQLQELKPKAVIPSACQFRFEDWSWYNHAFFPITYAQFEKQVQEILPQAKVLRLNPGKSLLLTDSDIKYSDRLPWIKPVGDQEIDYEFKPELPPQSIADIAQRLPSLDEKQKNRVHDFCTNALISRYPQLSAFEESYFQNKKIWRLTTYDHYGEAKHYFYEVYRNQVTIASTSISPTWITEIPEVKIYNALEDGESLTSIYVRVTNPKDSDPLEDPLIRSLYEGLVGGYQKAQLKKLGLRK, encoded by the coding sequence ATGTCGGTTCAAATTTCGCGGATTCTGCATGCGGGTTATCTTTTTGAATGCAATGATTTTAAAATTGCCTTTGATCCCCTATTTGAAAACCCGTTTAGCCGAAACTGCTATGCCTTTCCTTCGATAGAATTTGATCTTGCGGCTGTCAAAGATTTAAATTTCGATGCCGTTTTTATTTCTCACTACCACGATGATCACTTTTCTTTAGAAAGCTTAAATCTTCTAAAACGCGAAACGCCGATTTATATTTTTTCAATTTTTGAAGAGCTTATTGAATTGATAAAAGATCTGGGCTTTAAAGACGTCCATGCCGTGGAACTTTTACGCCCGATTCATTTAGGCCCTTTTGAAATAATGCCCCTTGAAGCTTTGGATGCCGATGTTGACTCCATTTATCACATCAAAGTGGAAGGCAGAAATATTTTGAATGTTGTGGATTCATGGATCGGGCCACGCACCATGGATCGTTTACGGCAAACCACATGGGATCTTGTGATGTGGCCCATGCAAACCATGCGCGAAATTGAAGTCTTAGCCCCTGCTTCCGCAGAGCCCGTGACACCTGAAACTTTAAAACTTCCCATCGAACTTATTGAACAGCTGCAAGAACTTAAACCCAAGGCGGTCATTCCCAGTGCGTGTCAGTTTCGGTTTGAAGATTGGTCGTGGTACAATCATGCTTTTTTCCCGATCACCTATGCCCAATTCGAAAAACAAGTTCAGGAAATTTTGCCGCAAGCAAAGGTGTTAAGACTGAATCCGGGAAAATCTTTATTGCTGACTGATAGTGACATCAAATACTCTGACCGTCTTCCTTGGATTAAACCCGTCGGCGATCAAGAGATTGACTATGAATTTAAGCCGGAATTACCGCCGCAAAGCATCGCCGATATCGCGCAGAGACTGCCCTCTCTAGATGAAAAACAAAAAAACCGGGTTCACGATTTTTGCACAAACGCGCTGATAAGCCGTTATCCGCAACTTTCAGCATTCGAAGAATCTTATTTTCAAAATAAAAAAATCTGGCGCTTAACGACCTACGATCATTACGGAGAAGCCAAACATTATTTTTACGAAGTTTATAGGAATCAGGTAACAATTGCGTCCACGTCCATATCACCCACGTGGATTACGGAAATTCCTGAAGTGAAAATTTATAATGCTTTAGAGGATGGTGAGTCGTTAACGTCCATTTATGTTCGTGTCACGAACCCCAAAGACTCTGACCCTTTGGAAGATCCATTGATTCGCAGTTTGTATGAAGGTCTTGTCGGTGGATATCAAAAAGCACAACTTAAGAAACTGGGGCTTCGCAAATAG
- a CDS encoding DUF4442 domain-containing protein, with protein MQKENFKSWSFRVLMNMYPMFFGTGGKITFLSADYKKAVVRLKLNMWTYNYVGTIFGGSQFAALDPFHMVLLLKIIGPEYVVLDKAGSIQFKKPGRGKITATIEYADQEIEDIKARAKAEGKFELVRTTNWVDEDGQVISTLQKTLYIATKEYFKSRKKLDH; from the coding sequence ATGCAAAAAGAGAATTTTAAAAGTTGGTCATTTCGCGTTCTAATGAATATGTACCCCATGTTTTTCGGCACCGGGGGCAAGATCACTTTTCTAAGCGCCGATTATAAAAAAGCCGTCGTTCGTTTAAAACTGAATATGTGGACTTATAATTATGTCGGCACCATCTTCGGCGGAAGTCAGTTTGCGGCCCTAGATCCTTTTCACATGGTCTTACTTTTAAAAATCATCGGTCCTGAATATGTCGTCTTAGATAAAGCTGGAAGCATTCAATTTAAAAAACCCGGCCGTGGAAAAATCACCGCCACGATCGAATACGCCGACCAAGAAATCGAGGACATTAAAGCCCGCGCAAAGGCAGAGGGAAAATTTGAGTTGGTGCGCACCACAAACTGGGTGGATGAAGACGGACAGGTCATTTCGACCTTGCAGAAAACTCTTTATATCGCGACCAAAGAATACTTTAAAAGCCGCAAGAAGCTAGATCACTAG
- a CDS encoding BPSS1187 family protein, with the protein MKNLISFLMVTLLFSAVLAEAQVINRQVPVKETNPQILQMRGPHQVYWSKKKSKNILLISFGGTGSLPSDLKAYAEHAAGLGFDVVTMDYDNSVISTTCKDSKDLQCFDHFREEIATGDDVSSIVKVDKINSLESRILELLKFLAKSDAKRWAGYISNKGVNWNKVIFSGHSQGAGHAAYLAKLHPARGVVMLAGPQDRFADGRPVGWLALKSETPRAKYFSLLHEKDFFGSEYQVAAMKILVQPDKHEDHIIMRDDPVQDAHMSVISSRFAEPWTVLLMKAAR; encoded by the coding sequence ATGAAAAATCTTATTTCATTTCTTATGGTTACTCTTTTATTTTCGGCGGTTTTGGCCGAAGCTCAAGTCATCAACCGTCAAGTTCCGGTGAAGGAAACCAATCCACAAATTTTGCAGATGCGGGGACCTCATCAGGTTTATTGGTCTAAGAAAAAATCCAAAAACATTTTGCTTATCAGTTTTGGTGGGACAGGCAGTCTGCCGTCAGATCTAAAAGCTTATGCGGAACATGCGGCAGGCTTGGGCTTTGATGTCGTCACCATGGATTATGATAACAGTGTGATTTCCACAACGTGTAAGGACTCTAAAGACTTACAATGTTTTGATCATTTTCGCGAAGAAATTGCGACCGGTGATGATGTCAGCAGCATCGTAAAAGTAGATAAAATCAACTCGCTTGAATCGCGTATTTTAGAGCTTTTAAAATTTTTGGCTAAATCAGATGCGAAGCGCTGGGCTGGTTACATTTCCAATAAAGGTGTGAATTGGAATAAGGTGATTTTCTCGGGCCACTCGCAAGGGGCCGGGCACGCGGCTTATTTGGCAAAGCTTCATCCGGCTAGGGGAGTGGTGATGCTAGCTGGCCCTCAAGACCGCTTTGCAGATGGTCGACCGGTGGGGTGGTTGGCGCTGAAGTCTGAAACTCCGCGTGCGAAATATTTCAGTCTTTTACACGAAAAAGATTTTTTCGGCAGTGAATACCAAGTCGCGGCGATGAAGATTTTGGTTCAGCCCGATAAGCACGAAGATCACATTATCATGCGTGATGACCCGGTTCAGGACGCGCATATGTCGGTGATTTCAAGCCGGTTTGCTGAACCTTGGACGGTCCTGTTGATGAAGGCCGCTCGCTAA
- a CDS encoding YaiI/YqxD family protein produces MLNIYIDADGCPVKDETYKVAERYQLKVFVVANQYLNIPASPRLEMVVADKGFDAADDWIVENVQAGDIVITADILLAERCVKLKARVLGSKGIEFTEDSIGSAVAHRELMQNLRHMGEMRGGPAPMDKKDRSRFLGKLDEIIQGLKREMR; encoded by the coding sequence ATGCTGAATATTTACATTGATGCTGATGGCTGCCCCGTAAAAGATGAAACCTACAAGGTGGCCGAACGCTATCAACTGAAAGTCTTTGTTGTCGCCAACCAATATTTGAATATCCCCGCAAGTCCGCGCCTTGAAATGGTCGTCGCGGATAAAGGGTTTGATGCGGCCGATGATTGGATTGTCGAAAACGTCCAAGCCGGGGATATCGTCATCACGGCCGACATCCTGTTGGCCGAAAGATGTGTAAAATTGAAAGCCCGGGTTTTAGGGTCTAAGGGCATCGAATTCACCGAAGACAGTATCGGGTCCGCAGTCGCCCATCGCGAACTTATGCAGAACCTGCGCCATATGGGCGAAATGCGCGGGGGCCCAGCCCCCATGGATAAAAAGGACCGCTCACGATTTTTAGGCAAATTGGATGAAATTATCCAAGGCTTAAAGCGCGAAATGCGTTAG